A single window of Undibacterium sp. 5I1 DNA harbors:
- the pstS gene encoding phosphate ABC transporter substrate-binding protein PstS, whose product MQLNRIVKSLVVTLAAVGATVSLSAAYAADMTGAGATFPYPIYAKWAEAYKKATGNGLNYQSIGSGGGIKQIKAKTVDFGASDMPLKLEELEADGLTQFPAIIGGVVPVVNLDGVGPGKMKMTGDVLAGIYMGKITKWNAPEIVALNPGIKLPAEDINVVHRSDGSGTTFLWSDYLSKVNAEFKTVVGASTAVKWPVGLGGKGNEGVAANVQRIKNSIGYVEYAYVKRNKMTYTLLKNADGQFAEPDDENFKAAAAGADWAKAPGMYLVLTNQPGKVTWPITGASFIIMYKSQVEADKGKEVLKFFDWAFKNGGAMATELEYVSLPAPVVKLIEDSWKSKIKDASGKAIW is encoded by the coding sequence ATGCAACTCAATCGTATCGTCAAATCTTTAGTGGTTACGCTGGCAGCAGTCGGTGCAACTGTTTCCTTATCTGCCGCGTATGCCGCAGACATGACTGGCGCTGGTGCCACTTTCCCTTATCCAATCTACGCTAAATGGGCAGAAGCCTATAAAAAAGCAACCGGCAATGGCTTGAACTATCAGTCTATCGGTTCTGGCGGTGGTATCAAGCAAATTAAAGCAAAAACTGTCGATTTCGGCGCATCAGATATGCCTTTGAAGTTAGAAGAGCTGGAAGCTGATGGCCTGACACAATTCCCGGCGATTATCGGTGGCGTAGTGCCAGTCGTTAATCTGGACGGTGTTGGCCCAGGTAAGATGAAGATGACTGGTGACGTACTCGCCGGCATCTATATGGGCAAGATCACAAAATGGAATGCACCAGAAATCGTTGCATTGAATCCAGGTATCAAATTGCCAGCAGAAGACATCAATGTTGTACACCGTTCTGACGGTTCCGGCACAACATTCTTGTGGTCTGACTATCTGTCTAAAGTCAATGCAGAATTCAAAACAGTCGTTGGCGCAAGCACTGCAGTCAAATGGCCAGTTGGTTTGGGCGGTAAAGGTAACGAAGGCGTTGCAGCTAACGTACAACGTATCAAAAATTCCATCGGTTATGTTGAGTACGCTTACGTAAAACGTAACAAAATGACCTACACCTTGTTGAAAAATGCGGATGGCCAGTTCGCAGAACCGGATGATGAAAACTTCAAAGCGGCTGCCGCTGGTGCAGACTGGGCAAAAGCACCAGGTATGTATCTGGTGTTGACTAACCAGCCAGGCAAAGTTACATGGCCTATCACTGGCGCATCTTTCATCATTATGTACAAATCCCAAGTAGAAGCTGACAAGGGTAAAGAAGTGTTGAAATTCTTTGATTGGGCATTCAAAAACGGTGGCGCAATGGCTACTGAGTTGGAATATGTATCTCTGCCAGCACCAGTTGTGAAGTTGATTGAAGATAGCTGGAAATCTAAAATCAAAGATGCTTCTGGTAAAGCAATTTGGTAA
- the pstC gene encoding phosphate ABC transporter permease subunit PstC yields the protein MSASSSTSSNPQQHTTQPSAPANHAEVNMAAVMRRQQWQDFLFHKLTFGFALFVLVVLVGIIISLIIRAWPAMQEFGFAFVTTIEWDPVNDKYGGLIAIVGTLATSIIALLIAFPVSFGIALFLTEICPAWLKRPLGTSIELLAGVPSIIYGMWGLFVFAPLFSDYIQPALHATLGKLPVIGVMFSGPMIGIGILSAGVILAIMIIPFIASVMRDVFEVVPPVLKESAYGLGCTKWEVVRKIVLPYTKIGVVGGVMLGLGRALGETMAITFVIGNAHKLSWSLFAPGNSIASTLANEFAEAETVLHTSSLFLLGLILFVITFIVLAAAKLMLLGLTRKEGAK from the coding sequence ATGTCAGCCTCCTCATCTACATCAAGCAATCCGCAGCAACATACAACGCAGCCAAGCGCACCGGCAAATCATGCAGAGGTGAATATGGCAGCGGTGATGCGCCGTCAGCAGTGGCAGGATTTTTTATTTCATAAACTGACATTCGGCTTCGCTTTGTTTGTTTTGGTGGTGCTTGTAGGCATCATTATTTCACTCATCATTCGCGCCTGGCCAGCGATGCAAGAATTTGGTTTTGCCTTCGTGACGACGATAGAGTGGGACCCGGTCAATGATAAATACGGTGGTCTAATCGCCATTGTCGGTACTCTGGCAACCTCTATTATCGCCTTGCTGATCGCCTTCCCGGTGAGTTTTGGTATCGCTTTATTTTTAACTGAGATTTGTCCCGCCTGGCTTAAACGCCCGCTTGGTACTTCAATAGAATTATTGGCCGGTGTGCCAAGTATTATTTACGGTATGTGGGGTTTGTTTGTATTCGCACCGCTGTTTTCGGACTATATACAACCAGCATTACACGCAACATTAGGCAAATTGCCTGTGATTGGTGTGATGTTTTCTGGCCCTATGATAGGTATCGGTATTTTGTCTGCCGGTGTGATCTTAGCGATCATGATTATTCCTTTTATCGCTTCTGTCATGCGTGATGTGTTTGAGGTTGTCCCGCCAGTCTTAAAAGAGTCGGCCTACGGTCTTGGCTGTACTAAATGGGAAGTCGTCAGAAAAATCGTTTTGCCTTATACAAAAATTGGTGTAGTCGGCGGTGTGATGTTGGGCTTGGGTCGGGCTTTGGGCGAGACTATGGCAATCACTTTTGTGATCGGTAATGCGCACAAATTATCTTGGTCTTTGTTCGCTCCGGGTAACAGTATTGCCTCTACCTTAGCGAACGAATTTGCCGAAGCAGAGACCGTGTTGCACACATCATCGTTGTTCTTGCTTGGTCTGATTTTGTTTGTCATCACATTTATTGTTTTGGCCGCAGCTAAATTAATGTTGCTTGGTTTGACCAGAAAAGAAGGTGCAAAATGA
- the pstA gene encoding phosphate ABC transporter permease PstA: MSTNSTSPMTLTSNALNSSANNPVYKRRLLMHRIGITLSSLAMALGVFFLMWILFTLLIKGFSAISLDMFTETTPAPGSDGGGLMNAIVGSFMMVGFATLISTPIGILAGIYLAEYGDKSWFGSITRFVTDIMLSAPSIVIGLFVYAIYVFNVKHFSGWAGSLAISLIAIPVVVRTTDNMLGLVPTSLREAAFALGAPRWKVALLIRLRAVKAGVVTGILLAVARISGETAPLLFTALNNQFFNGNMNKPMANLPVVIYQFAMSPYDNWRDLAWGGALLITFSVLGLNILSRTMFNQKVQN, translated from the coding sequence ATGAGCACGAATTCAACCAGTCCTATGACCCTCACTAGCAACGCTTTAAATTCTTCAGCAAATAATCCTGTCTACAAACGTCGTTTGTTGATGCATAGAATCGGTATTACTTTGTCTTCTCTGGCAATGGCATTAGGCGTGTTTTTCCTGATGTGGATTTTGTTCACTTTGCTGATCAAAGGTTTCTCAGCGATTAGCTTAGATATGTTCACAGAAACAACGCCAGCGCCAGGTAGCGATGGCGGCGGTTTGATGAACGCGATTGTCGGTAGTTTTATGATGGTCGGTTTCGCTACTCTGATCAGTACGCCGATTGGTATTTTGGCCGGTATCTACCTCGCAGAATACGGTGATAAAAGCTGGTTTGGCAGCATCACACGCTTTGTGACGGACATTATGTTGTCAGCACCTTCCATCGTCATCGGTTTGTTTGTGTATGCCATCTATGTATTTAATGTTAAACATTTTTCTGGATGGGCCGGTAGTTTAGCGATCTCCTTGATTGCCATACCGGTGGTTGTACGCACCACCGACAATATGCTGGGATTAGTACCAACCAGTTTGCGTGAAGCTGCTTTTGCACTTGGTGCGCCGCGCTGGAAAGTCGCTTTGCTAATCCGTTTGCGCGCTGTTAAAGCGGGTGTCGTTACCGGTATTTTATTGGCAGTTGCCCGTATATCTGGTGAGACCGCACCTTTGTTATTCACTGCATTGAATAACCAATTCTTTAACGGCAATATGAATAAGCCAATGGCCAACTTACCCGTAGTGATTTACCAGTTCGCTATGAGTCCTTACGATAACTGGCGTGACCTTGCATGGGGCGGCGCTTTGCTGATTACATTTAGCGTATTGGGATTGAATATCCTGTCTCGCACGATGTTTAATCAAAAAGTACAAAACTAA
- the pstB gene encoding phosphate ABC transporter ATP-binding protein PstB has protein sequence MKMSIEISGLNFFYGATRSLRDINLNIHDKKVTAFIGPSGCGKSTLLRTLNRMYDLYPGQRAEGKIMYNGKNILDADQDINLLRAKVGMVFQKPTPFPMSVYDNIAFGVRLYENLSKGEMDERVEWALKKAALWTEVKDKLNKSGLSLSGGQQQRLCIARGVSVKPEVLLLDEPTSALDPISTVKIEELIHELKQDYTIAIVTHNMQQAARCSDYTAYMYLGELVEFSETDQIFMNPVKKETQDYITGRFG, from the coding sequence ATGAAAATGTCGATAGAAATTTCCGGATTGAATTTTTTCTACGGTGCGACACGTAGTTTGCGTGATATTAATTTGAATATCCATGACAAAAAAGTGACTGCATTTATCGGTCCTTCTGGTTGCGGTAAATCGACTTTATTGCGCACTTTAAACCGTATGTACGATCTGTATCCAGGCCAGCGTGCCGAAGGCAAGATTATGTACAACGGTAAGAATATTTTAGATGCCGATCAAGACATCAATCTTTTGCGCGCCAAAGTTGGTATGGTGTTTCAGAAGCCGACACCGTTCCCGATGTCGGTGTATGACAACATCGCATTCGGTGTTCGCTTGTATGAAAATTTGTCCAAAGGTGAGATGGATGAACGGGTTGAATGGGCATTGAAAAAAGCAGCATTGTGGACCGAAGTTAAAGACAAGCTCAATAAGAGCGGTCTGAGTTTATCTGGTGGTCAGCAACAACGTTTGTGCATCGCACGCGGCGTATCAGTGAAGCCAGAAGTCTTGTTGCTGGACGAACCAACCTCGGCGCTGGACCCGATTTCTACCGTCAAGATTGAAGAATTAATTCATGAGTTAAAGCAGGATTACACCATCGCGATTGTGACGCACAACATGCAGCAAGCAGCGCGTTGCTCTGATTACACGGCGTATATGTATTTGGGCGAATTGGTGGAATTTAGTGAGACCGATCAGATATTTATGAACCCGGTCAAAAAAGAAACACAGGATTACATCACGGGTCGTTTCGGCTAA
- the phoU gene encoding phosphate signaling complex protein PhoU produces MIGEHSSKQYDNDLETIRSKVLMMGGLVENHFHDAMSCFRTGNADQAELVIKSDLEVNRLEVLLDDMCSHLIVKRQPAANDLRTVMATGKVITDLERIGDESTKIARIARDAAANRKSVAIFSGYETVRVLASGVGEMLHQALDCFARLDGEQAVRLIAQDAIVDNDFRSIMRNLITFMMEDPSTISSSLDALWVAKAIERIGDHSKNIAEHVIYIIEGKDIRHSDYVATKQEQNN; encoded by the coding sequence GTGATAGGTGAACATTCTTCAAAACAATACGACAATGATCTGGAAACGATACGTTCCAAGGTCTTGATGATGGGCGGTTTGGTTGAAAACCATTTCCATGATGCGATGTCGTGCTTCCGTACTGGTAATGCAGATCAGGCAGAACTGGTAATCAAATCTGATCTGGAAGTGAATCGCCTTGAGGTATTGCTGGATGATATGTGCAGCCACCTCATCGTCAAGCGCCAGCCTGCTGCGAACGATCTGCGCACTGTCATGGCGACTGGCAAAGTGATCACGGATCTGGAGCGAATTGGCGATGAATCGACCAAGATCGCACGGATTGCCAGAGATGCTGCGGCCAATCGTAAATCCGTTGCCATCTTCAGTGGTTACGAGACCGTGCGTGTGTTGGCCAGTGGCGTAGGTGAAATGTTGCATCAGGCATTGGATTGCTTTGCCCGTCTGGATGGCGAGCAGGCAGTACGCCTGATTGCCCAAGATGCGATTGTGGATAACGATTTCCGTTCCATCATGCGTAATCTGATTACCTTCATGATGGAAGACCCAAGCACGATTTCATCCTCGCTGGATGCCCTGTGGGTTGCCAAAGCGATTGAACGTATTGGTGATCATTCTAAAAATATCGCTGAGCACGTGATCTATATTATCGAAGGCAAAGACATCCGCCATTCCGACTATGTAGCGACCAAACAAGAGCAAAATAACTAA
- the phoB gene encoding phosphate regulon transcriptional regulator PhoB, whose amino-acid sequence MAADKTTILIVEDEPAIVELVTFTLRAAGWNTFAVNNTAEAWEFIQRRTPQLILLDWMLPDQSGLRLLSKIRADRNFNEMPVIMLTAKSMEEDKIAGLDHGADDYVTKPFSPRELTARIKALLRRKSPEHAQSALAAGPVILDPVSCTVKIDEQKVDIGHAEYKLLKFFMAHPERVFSRSQLLDKVWGDHVVIEERTVDVHVLRLRKVLKEAESLIKTVRSVGYMLSEK is encoded by the coding sequence ATGGCTGCTGATAAGACAACAATCCTCATTGTGGAAGACGAACCAGCGATTGTCGAGCTGGTTACTTTTACACTCCGTGCTGCTGGCTGGAATACCTTTGCTGTAAATAACACGGCAGAAGCATGGGAATTTATTCAACGCAGAACACCACAGTTGATTTTGTTGGATTGGATGCTGCCTGACCAGAGCGGTTTGCGACTGTTGTCTAAAATTCGTGCTGACCGCAACTTCAATGAGATGCCGGTCATCATGTTGACCGCCAAAAGCATGGAAGAAGACAAAATTGCTGGCCTGGATCATGGCGCAGATGACTACGTCACTAAACCGTTTTCTCCGCGTGAGCTGACTGCCCGTATCAAAGCCTTGTTGCGTCGTAAGAGTCCAGAACATGCACAAAGCGCATTGGCTGCGGGCCCAGTGATACTCGATCCGGTAAGTTGCACGGTCAAAATTGATGAGCAAAAAGTCGATATCGGGCATGCAGAATATAAGCTGCTAAAGTTTTTTATGGCGCATCCGGAACGCGTTTTTTCCCGTAGCCAATTACTCGACAAAGTCTGGGGCGACCATGTCGTGATTGAAGAGCGTACTGTCGATGTGCATGTACTGCGTTTGCGTAAAGTATTGAAAGAGGCCGAGTCCTTGATAAAAACGGTACGTAGCGTCGGTTATATGCTGTCAGAAAAATAG
- the phoR gene encoding phosphate regulon sensor histidine kinase PhoR — MHPHLVFWISAIVRMIVVLLTAAVGWFFWGAVPGLLLGLAGMIGLIGIQLFYLLRLSDWLDNPNTVRLPDGWGAWTDVFSRLYRLRRGDEKNQAELAEWLARFRQAMTLLPDGVVIMDDVLFLEWCNPAAESHLGLSLRQDKGMRITNLVRSPEFMDYIILGRYDSPLTLSFRERKLIVHIIPFENRRQILVTHDVTESERIDMMRRDFIANASHELRTPLTVINGFLEIASMQPDLDSSIRMSHLKLMAEQGERMQRLVEDMLTLTRLESIDYPMRPERIDMRAMLEQILKEAHALSAGRHHISLEFNGSDLLGSNDEIRSALTNLVTNAIRYTPENGEIKLIWKNQTNGQGQKFIVQDNGIGISNDHISRLTERFYRVDKSRSRETQGTGLGLAIVKHVLLRHKGHLVIESTPNVGSKFCVQFPASASVAHEDGLFQ, encoded by the coding sequence ATGCATCCTCATCTCGTATTCTGGATTTCCGCCATAGTGCGTATGATCGTCGTTTTATTGACCGCCGCGGTCGGCTGGTTTTTCTGGGGGGCAGTGCCTGGCTTGTTGCTCGGTCTGGCTGGAATGATAGGTTTGATTGGTATCCAGTTATTTTATTTACTGCGACTCTCTGACTGGCTGGACAACCCAAATACGGTTCGGCTGCCCGATGGCTGGGGTGCATGGACTGACGTATTTTCTCGTTTGTATCGCCTGCGCCGTGGCGATGAAAAAAACCAGGCTGAACTGGCAGAGTGGCTGGCGCGCTTTCGCCAAGCCATGACTTTGTTGCCGGATGGTGTGGTCATCATGGACGACGTACTATTTTTGGAATGGTGTAATCCCGCGGCGGAGAGCCATCTTGGTCTGAGTCTGCGACAAGATAAAGGGATGCGAATTACCAATCTGGTACGCAGCCCGGAGTTTATGGACTACATCATTTTGGGTCGCTATGACTCGCCGCTGACCTTGTCTTTCCGCGAGCGCAAGCTGATCGTCCACATTATCCCGTTTGAAAATCGCCGGCAAATTTTGGTCACGCATGATGTGACGGAGTCCGAACGTATCGACATGATGCGGCGCGATTTTATCGCCAACGCCTCGCACGAATTGCGTACACCGCTGACCGTGATTAACGGCTTTCTGGAGATTGCCTCTATGCAGCCGGATCTGGATTCCAGCATCCGCATGTCACATCTTAAATTGATGGCAGAGCAGGGCGAACGCATGCAGCGTCTGGTTGAGGATATGTTGACCTTAACCCGTCTGGAATCGATCGATTATCCTATGCGCCCGGAGCGCATTGACATGCGCGCGATGCTGGAACAAATCTTAAAAGAAGCACATGCCTTATCTGCCGGACGGCATCATATTAGTCTGGAATTTAATGGCTCGGATTTATTAGGCAGCAATGATGAAATCCGTAGCGCGCTAACCAACTTAGTCACCAATGCCATTCGCTATACGCCAGAAAATGGCGAAATCAAACTGATCTGGAAAAATCAAACCAACGGTCAGGGTCAGAAATTTATCGTGCAAGATAATGGTATCGGTATCAGCAACGACCACATCTCCCGGCTGACCGAGCGTTTTTATCGTGTCGATAAAAGCCGTTCCCGCGAGACCCAGGGCACCGGTCTTGGCCTAGCCATTGTGAAGCATGTATTGCTGCGCCATAAAGGCCATCTGGTGATCGAATCTACGCCGAATGTCGGTAGCAAGTTCTGCGTACAATTTCCGGCATCAGCAAGTGTGGCGCATGAGGATGGCTTGTTCCAGTAA
- a CDS encoding prohibitin family protein: MSDRIKTIVQAIRSALSKGASGVFHTSGGIANGAGNVITSGVKTHGGKIIKRLLILATIGATGYVVVKHPPAQTIERGEVGIRINQFTGVSEELRAGTAMVIPGIHELRRYSLLDQIYRPVKSAKANGEAPFQSVEGLSLGVDLTVRYVLDPAKLTSMSKNLPRDINGEIVEPAVQGVIYKAFTRYTVREIFSSKRQEIQQLIEAELKPKLAADGIVLRSVMVGKVDLPEDYKAGMEKLLAEELESEKMRYTLELKSKQVQQTSLEADAEKIRREKNAEAAASEQIIAAKAQEEAMKHVLPFKQKQIEQRQLEAEAEKISRIKTSEGTAQARIIEASGEADSRRKLADAEAYRQDLVGKVASAQLERDGALLTKHPLLIQKTMADKLSDKISVIIAPPPADGGFIGSALLGIGKNQQAHLQTTTPTNTTEESQ, translated from the coding sequence ATGTCTGACCGTATCAAAACTATCGTGCAAGCTATCCGTTCCGCATTATCCAAGGGCGCATCCGGCGTGTTCCATACATCCGGCGGGATTGCGAATGGTGCAGGCAATGTCATCACAAGCGGTGTCAAAACACATGGCGGCAAAATCATCAAACGTTTGTTGATTCTGGCAACGATAGGCGCTACTGGTTACGTCGTCGTCAAGCATCCGCCTGCACAAACCATAGAACGTGGTGAAGTCGGCATACGGATCAACCAATTCACCGGCGTATCAGAAGAATTGCGGGCTGGCACCGCCATGGTCATCCCTGGCATTCATGAATTACGTCGCTACTCCTTACTCGATCAAATCTATCGTCCTGTGAAAAGTGCTAAGGCCAATGGTGAAGCGCCATTCCAGTCGGTAGAGGGCTTGTCACTTGGTGTTGACCTGACTGTGCGTTATGTCCTGGACCCGGCCAAATTAACCAGTATGAGCAAAAATCTACCGCGCGACATCAATGGTGAAATTGTTGAACCCGCCGTACAAGGCGTGATCTATAAAGCCTTTACCCGTTACACCGTGCGTGAAATTTTCTCTAGCAAACGTCAAGAAATCCAGCAATTAATCGAGGCCGAACTCAAGCCCAAACTGGCGGCAGATGGCATCGTTCTGCGTAGCGTGATGGTAGGCAAAGTTGATTTACCAGAAGACTATAAAGCAGGCATGGAAAAGCTGCTAGCAGAAGAGTTAGAGAGTGAAAAAATGCGCTACACCCTAGAACTAAAAAGTAAGCAGGTTCAGCAAACATCCTTAGAAGCCGATGCAGAAAAAATCCGTCGTGAAAAAAATGCAGAGGCAGCTGCCAGCGAACAAATCATTGCCGCCAAAGCGCAAGAAGAAGCGATGAAGCATGTACTGCCATTTAAGCAAAAACAAATCGAACAAAGACAGTTAGAGGCCGAAGCAGAAAAAATCTCTCGCATCAAAACCTCTGAAGGGACAGCGCAAGCCCGTATTATCGAAGCCTCCGGCGAAGCAGATTCACGCCGTAAACTAGCGGATGCAGAAGCCTATCGTCAAGATCTGGTCGGTAAAGTCGCCAGTGCACAGTTAGAGCGAGATGGCGCGTTGCTGACGAAACATCCATTACTGATACAAAAAACCATGGCGGATAAATTGTCCGACAAAATTTCCGTCATCATCGCGCCGCCGCCTGCAGATGGCGGCTTTATCGGATCGGCCTTATTGGGTATCGGTAAAAATCAGCAAGCGCACTTACAGACGACAACACCGACCAACACGACAGAAGAAAGCCAATAA
- a CDS encoding response regulator transcription factor yields MVKVAVIEDDLPTSNQLKSWIESAKPGIQVDQWFSRDDAEAALARETYDLVVLDIELGRERHAGVAIINVINKSQATPVLVVSAMPATIYRSIMKALDAWDYLQKATFEEVDFIDTFLEILRAVKERKQHKDNGKQVEVVDELAMDPLRQRSPIWRGQRINLPLTAQRILAALFASRGQVVSYDDLYEVVKSGRNRDNIRKHVSTIRDAFREIDPEFEGIENVPMRGFRWVDAK; encoded by the coding sequence ATGGTAAAAGTAGCCGTCATCGAGGACGATCTCCCAACCAGTAACCAACTTAAATCCTGGATAGAATCCGCCAAGCCCGGCATTCAGGTAGATCAATGGTTTAGTCGTGACGATGCAGAAGCCGCGCTAGCGCGTGAGACCTATGATCTGGTCGTGCTCGACATCGAGCTGGGACGCGAACGTCATGCCGGTGTTGCCATCATCAATGTGATTAACAAAAGTCAGGCGACGCCCGTCCTGGTGGTGTCAGCCATGCCCGCCACGATTTATCGCAGTATTATGAAAGCCTTAGACGCCTGGGATTATTTACAAAAGGCGACCTTTGAAGAAGTTGATTTCATCGACACTTTTCTGGAGATTTTGCGTGCTGTCAAAGAGCGTAAGCAACATAAAGACAATGGCAAACAAGTCGAGGTGGTTGATGAGTTAGCGATGGACCCCTTGCGTCAGCGTAGTCCGATCTGGCGTGGTCAGCGGATTAATTTGCCACTGACAGCACAACGGATTTTGGCCGCTTTATTTGCCAGTCGCGGCCAAGTCGTGTCTTACGACGATTTATATGAAGTCGTTAAAAGTGGACGTAACCGTGACAATATCCGTAAACATGTCAGCACCATCCGAGATGCCTTCCGCGAGATTGATCCTGAATTTGAAGGTATAGAAAACGTACCGATGCGCGGTTTCCGTTGGGTGGACGCTAAGTGA
- a CDS encoding ATP-binding protein yields the protein MRSLFSALAPFRLRLLFRTAFLLLAIATVALAVSVLQQEKQLSYKNYQHSFAKTREQILSTLRHPAGQLALLNPPAEKGSDGLHPLLLPFSALDFDDQNKVQQAVAMSGCLVQYGTTGSLCLGIGNNPWAGGYIYVAGSFNSADLVSHQRGDESLAQAHRMRVSVSLRGQTYQWIAPFEKMPDAGKKSISQRGLSGRLTGFWASEADKPNARPVKEFRGWIWQNANCNQAELDDQDSTCSKTSFYSLRLPIAVWQDALFEKKRPVWPPEDLDQVKVKIAVLAPDQGPGSIPEILFDSENGTPTPPFSLRDLQTQLLPGETVRIRKLTGGKELVNLNAQVEQENESWNLLTRLIRRLPVDDYDTPLESSDQITTALDTYEVVLKGDLRSVSKSLAVVATRVSWFVGAMLLALFLTWLVMEISIIRKITVLTKRAASLSKTVKGAGGLQQFELGDLRGDDELGVLASCLHDLLRRVKEDVEREGIRAEQEKQMWHAVGHEIMSPLQSLMALHGAADDQSSRYIHRMQQAIRVLYGNASPSEAFQSTELQVTSIDISAFLHNVAGNAPCVGIQQVEFIGGDQAVMVRADDYSLEDVVTHVLRNADRYRLPGSAITLNLQISETAATITIHNAGPHIADDMLDKIFEYGVSDQQDSAANGNRGQGLFVAKTYMAKMGGTISAQNTAEGVSFVLSLQRAD from the coding sequence ATGAGATCGCTCTTTTCTGCACTGGCACCGTTCCGGCTACGGTTATTATTTCGTACGGCATTTTTACTGCTGGCAATTGCTACTGTGGCTTTAGCAGTCTCAGTTTTGCAGCAAGAAAAGCAGCTCAGCTATAAAAATTATCAGCATAGTTTTGCTAAAACACGTGAGCAGATTTTATCCACCTTGCGCCATCCGGCGGGACAATTGGCGTTACTCAATCCACCCGCAGAAAAGGGTAGCGATGGTTTGCATCCTTTGCTATTACCATTTTCTGCGCTGGATTTTGATGATCAAAATAAGGTGCAGCAAGCAGTAGCGATGTCCGGTTGTTTGGTGCAATACGGCACGACAGGATCGCTCTGTTTAGGCATAGGGAATAATCCCTGGGCTGGCGGCTATATTTATGTTGCAGGTAGTTTTAATAGCGCTGATCTGGTCTCGCATCAGCGTGGTGATGAGAGCCTTGCCCAAGCACACAGAATGCGCGTTAGCGTCAGCCTGCGTGGACAAACTTACCAATGGATTGCTCCGTTTGAAAAAATGCCGGATGCTGGCAAAAAATCGATTAGCCAACGTGGATTAAGTGGAAGGTTAACTGGATTCTGGGCGAGCGAAGCAGACAAGCCCAACGCGCGACCGGTCAAAGAATTTCGTGGTTGGATTTGGCAAAATGCGAATTGCAATCAGGCTGAACTAGATGATCAGGACAGCACTTGCAGCAAGACCTCCTTCTATTCATTGCGTCTGCCGATCGCTGTCTGGCAAGACGCCTTGTTTGAGAAAAAACGTCCGGTCTGGCCGCCTGAGGATTTAGATCAGGTGAAGGTCAAAATCGCCGTTCTTGCGCCGGATCAAGGTCCCGGTTCGATACCCGAAATTTTGTTTGATAGTGAGAATGGCACACCAACGCCGCCGTTTTCTCTAAGAGATTTACAAACTCAATTACTACCTGGTGAGACCGTGCGCATACGCAAGCTGACCGGTGGCAAAGAGCTGGTGAATCTGAATGCCCAGGTCGAGCAAGAGAATGAGTCATGGAATTTGTTGACTCGACTGATCCGTCGTTTGCCAGTAGATGACTACGACACACCTTTAGAAAGCAGCGACCAGATCACCACTGCGCTAGATACCTATGAGGTTGTACTCAAGGGTGATCTGCGCAGTGTTAGCAAAAGTCTGGCGGTAGTTGCAACACGGGTGTCCTGGTTTGTCGGTGCGATGTTGCTGGCACTTTTTCTCACTTGGTTGGTGATGGAGATCAGTATTATCCGGAAAATCACGGTGCTGACTAAACGCGCTGCTTCCCTTTCAAAAACGGTTAAAGGTGCTGGCGGTTTGCAGCAATTTGAGCTCGGTGATTTACGTGGTGATGATGAATTAGGCGTGCTGGCAAGTTGTTTGCACGACTTGTTGCGGCGGGTTAAAGAAGATGTTGAGCGCGAAGGTATTCGCGCAGAACAAGAGAAGCAAATGTGGCACGCGGTCGGGCACGAGATTATGTCCCCTTTGCAATCACTGATGGCTTTACACGGCGCGGCAGATGACCAGAGCAGCCGCTATATTCATCGCATGCAACAAGCGATACGCGTCCTGTATGGCAACGCCTCGCCGAGTGAGGCTTTTCAATCGACTGAATTGCAAGTGACCAGTATCGACATCAGCGCTTTTCTGCATAACGTTGCGGGTAACGCGCCTTGCGTCGGCATACAGCAAGTAGAGTTTATCGGTGGAGATCAGGCAGTTATGGTCAGAGCAGATGATTACTCACTAGAAGATGTGGTGACCCATGTACTGCGAAATGCTGACCGGTACCGCCTGCCTGGCAGCGCGATTACCCTCAACTTACAGATCAGCGAAACCGCAGCTACGATCACGATCCACAATGCCGGCCCGCATATTGCAGACGATATGCTGGATAAGATTTTTGAGTACGGCGTCTCAGATCAGCAAGATTCCGCTGCCAATGGCAATCGTGGTCAAGGTTTGTTCGTCGCAAAAACCTATATGGCAAAAATGGGTGGAACGATCAGCGCCCAAAACACCGCGGAAGGCGTAAGCTTTGTGCTGAGTTTGCAGCGAGCGGATTGA